The Balaenoptera acutorostrata chromosome 2, mBalAcu1.1, whole genome shotgun sequence genomic sequence CTAAAAGACTTAGATTCTGATCCATCTGAAGTGCTGTGTAAAATTGGCAAAGGTGATTAAACcctctgaaactcagtttttaACAAAACTGTAAAGTTAGTATATAAATATGACTTCAGTCTAACTCACAGAGTTGGTCAATAACCAAATGtgatatttgtatcatcttttatttgACAGGAAGATATTTGCTCTTGGAGGGTCTTTGACTGCAAAATCTTTGACTGAATGCACGCAAATTTAGAAAGCTGTACTATGAAGTATACTCCAAATAAACAACTTATCCACCTAAGCTTTTCACCTGAGTGTGGTAAACCACAAGAGGCCAGATGTCTTTCTTCACTAATTGGAAAATATTATAGATATTCAATATTTCCTTTCACTTAGAAATGTCTCCTAGGAAGATATGGATTACCATATTTTGAGAATATGAAGTTTCTGAATGGTTTAAAATCTGATTGGCTTTGAGTAATTCAGGGACCACTACTGATTGTTACACATGAGTATCTGTAAAATTAATTCCTTGTACAACATTATTTCTCAAAGTAACTTAAGCCAGTATCTCCAAATATGTGACGGTAAAAATCACACCAAGGGCTAAATGTTCATTTAAATGTTACAGCCCAAACTGATACTCAACTTGAGTCATTGAATGGGACAGGAAACACAGACATTGTTGAGTAAACTGAACCTCTCATTTGACAGATACTGAAACAGATTAAGTGGTTCTGTCAAGCAGCCGTTTTGTTGTAGAATTGGAATTAGAACCCTTAAATCAAAATGTAGGGCTCGGGAAGATGGCGTGGCGAGGCTTGGCGCAGAGAGGCTGGGGCTGTGGTCAGGCGTGGGCTCCGCCGGCGGGCGGCCGCAGCTGCGAGGAACTCACTGCGGCCCTGGCTCAGCCGCGGCTGCTCGGGCGCAGGTTTAACTTTTTTATTCAGCAAAAATGTGGATTCAGAAAAGCACCCAGGAAGGTTGAACCTCGAAGATCAGACACAGGAACAAGTAGTGAAGCATACAAGAGAAGTGCTTTGATTCCTCCTGTAGAAGAAACAGCCTTttatccttcttcctttcctataaGGACTCTTGTAAAGCCTTTGTTTTTTACTGTTGGGTTTACAGGCTGTGCATTTGGATCAGCTGCCATTTGGCAATATGAATCACTGAAATCCAGGGTCCAGAGTTATTTTGATGGTATAAAAGCTGATTGGTTGGATAGCATAAGACCACAGAAGGAAGGAGACTTCAGAAAGGAGATTAACAAGTGGTGGAATAAGCTAAGTGATGGCCAGCAGACTGTGACAGATATCATAGCTGcaaatgtttttgtattttgtttgtggAGAGTACCTTCTCTACAGCGGACGATGATCAGATATTTCACATCCAGTCCAGCCTCAAAGGTCCTTTGTTCTCCAATGTTGCTGTCAACATTCAGTCATTTCTCCTTGTTTCACATGGCAGCAAATATGTATGTCTTGTGGAGCTTCTCCTCCATCATAGTGAACATTCTCGGGCAAGAGCAGTTCATGGCAGTGTACTTATCTGCAGGTGTTATTTCCAATTTTGTTAGTTATGTGTGTAAAGTTGCCACAGGAAGATATGGACCATCACTTGGTGCATCAGGCGCAATCATGACTGTCCTTGCAGCTGTCTGCACTAAGATCCCAGAAGGGAGGCTCGCCATTATCTTCCTTCCAATGTTCACGTTCAAAGCAGGGAATGCCCTAAAAGCCATTATTGCCATGGATACAGCAGGAATGATCCTGGGATGGAAATTTTTTGGTCATGCAGCACATCTTGAGGGAGCTCTTTTTGGAATACGGTATATTACTTATGGTCATGAACTCATTTGGAAGAACAGGGAGCCTCTAGTGAAAATTTGGCATGAAATGAGGACTAACGGCCCCAAAAAAGGAGGTGGCTCTAAGTAAAACTGGGGTTGGACAATACTGGTACGACTGGTCCATGCTGCCTGAAACCCTAGGAATGCATCGGCCCTGGAGTGACCACATCTTTGCTCCTGCCTGGAAGACACTGAGCATCTAGCTTTCCCAGTATTTTAAACTATGTCCCCAGTACATGTCTCATTAGAAAATGAATTATGACAAAGTTGTGAAATAAAGGTTTATATCTctagtttgtaaaaaaaaaaaaaaaaaaaatgtagggctCTTTTAACTACTCCATACTAACTATGGAGATATTCCCTTGAATTTTCTCActaaaatagcaaatatttaaaattgcagGGGTTAGGGAAAGAAtatgtttaaaaagtaagaagGCAAAGTATTTAGATTTTTATCAAAGATTTAACAAggatttccattttatagtttgATATCATAGGAGAGATGTTTTATTGATATACTATCTGAGTTCTTGGTTCCAGCATAGATTTTCCTCGTAGACTATTAAAGCCTagttaaaacatatttaatttagTTGCTTACTCATATTTGCAGCACTGGTCTTAAGTTGAGATTTAATTACAGAAAGCATTATACTAACTTAATCTCATTGgagttcattttattattcttatgtAGCAAATTGCaaaaaattcacttaaaaaaaaaaagagcagaacaaTTTCATATAAACTCTTTCCCAGTGGATCAATCACTTTGAAATCCACTAAACAGCCTAATGAGGCAAACATTTTCCCTTGCTCAGGGCCAGCATTTAGGTGCACATTTTCAAAGTAATGATTACCAAGATGTTAGCAGTGTTAAATATTGTCAGTTCTGCAAAATTGCATGTGGGGTATTCTGGACATTTTTAATCTGGACAAAATGTAAAGCAGGGGAAATCACCTAGAAAATTTAGCAAACATAGTCTTGGCTTTGCCACTGGAGTGGGAGAGAAGACACCTTACACTGTTGCTTATGCTACAGCTGTTCCCAAATTCTTGTGTGGCAATTGCAAAGAGGAATGCTTTCCTCATAAATGTGTAACTCCAAGGTTATGGCCTTTTCTTTAAGAAGTAGGCTTCATCCCAGTTGTTCACTCTGAAGAGGGGATCGCAGGAGCTGGATGAATACTTTCATACCTAAATAGAACTTGTTTTTTCTGATAAAGAAAAGAGTTCCCAAACATCACGACGGTAAAAGGGCCTGAAGCTGCTTGAGCCCCAGCTCTATCATTGATGCTGGAGAATCCCTCTACCCTCTCTGGGACTCGGTTTCTTCTTGTGTAATATAATGATTCCTATGACCCATTCTGTGCCAACTTTGAATCCTCCCAAGTGTCCAACTTCATTGTTCAAAGCAGGCTGCTTCTTCACCAGAGACTAAGATTACACCAGAAgtcaatgttttattttgttaaattcagTGCTACAACCCTTTctctgtgaatgaatgaatgaatggaatatGAATAATGACACATATAGGAGACAAGGGAATTAGAAGGCTGCATATGTGGTCATTCATTGTAGAGTGGCTAATAACCTCAATTACTACAAGGTGTGTCAGATTCAAAGGAGTGAACAAAAAGTgtgtcttctaaaaaaaaaaaagcccatttgAAGTAAATTATTTTTGTGAGGTATATTGTTTGCtgctctctttctgtttcatatacACAGAAAGAGCATGTTATACTTTCACATAAAATCCACTCAGAAAACAAAAGTGTGGCAGGAGGAGTTCACTTTCTGCAGTAGGAGGTATCTGGTGAAACATTCCATCCAGTTTTTAGAAACAAATCATCCATTGCAATCACTATGCTGTAGTCTAGAAAGAACAGAGCACCAGGAGACGGGAAAACCTGCATCTGTACCCCCCGAAGGAAGGGGTCAcatttttcttggtttattttaCCTTCCTAGAACTTAGCTTGGTGCATGGCACGTAGAGAGTACTCAAAATGAGGACTTCCGCTACAAACTCTGCTGCCTCCTAGGGAAGTGTCCTGCTCCAGGACACTTTTGGAAACAGAAGTTGAGGCAGAGCTGTGTGCTACGGCTTCCTTGGGAGGTCCCACCCCAAGGCAGTAGGAATAAGGGAGAAACAAATTGAAGGTGGTACGTATGCTGCAGGAGACAGCTAGTTCCCAGCACAGGATGCCATCCAAATATGACATGTAGAAACCCTGAGCCTCAGATCCATCCACCAGGGGagaggaatttattttttcagctcCTACTTGTGTCCTGTCCCTCACTTTACCCCCGACAACACTGACTGTCGCACACCTGAGCGGTGTGACCTGGCTGTGCTGGCAGCTGCTGGAGCGGCCATATTGCGTTGCCTACCGTACAGCGCCTCATCTGGGCCCAGGGGTGATGGCAGGAAGCAGGACCACGGCTAAGCCAGGCTGACCTTCGACGCAGGGGCGGCTCTTCCTTCAGAGGCATCATGGAGGCCGTGCCCAAGGCCAGCACCCCCAGCGCACCCACCCCACCAGGAATGGAGGCTCAATGGGTCTCTCCACTGAGCCAGTGGCCAAGTCCCAGGAAGCAGGCAAAGCTAAGCGTAGCCGGGGGGCTTGGGGGTTGTTGAACGGGGTCAGGAACAGTGTGgcattttagaaaattctctGACTCAGGTCTCGGTTTCTTCAGCTCTAAAATGCTGATCACATACATGTCGTAAGAGTATCATGAGGATAAAAATGAGAGTCACGGGACTTTAATCTTCtcatccttctcctccctctcttgcATGCATCCTGTAAGCCTCCAGCACAGGAAGAATGCCCCCACCGACAAGCTCTCTATCACCGGGAGATGCTAAAAACATATCACACAGCCCATTAAACTGGTGTGCCCTCCTCACCGACACGCAGCCTTGCTGCTTTTCCCCACTAAGTTTGCTCTCTTTTCTGCACCTTCCCCTCCGCTCTCTATTCTCAACACATGTGCTTGTCCAGGGACAGACACAAGTTTTGGAAGCCCTGGGGGTTATACGGTATTGGGAATccctttcaagaaaaaaaattacaaatataaaatttggtctgaaagtgaatatttattttaaatgagcaaagaaaACACACCAAATACTAGAGACTCTGGAAtccaggtccttttcttctgagatctCTTTAGACAATCTACCAGAAATGCTTACTGATTTCAATTTGGTTTACCTTCCTAACACAGAATACCCAAGAGTAGCATTTCTCAAACCTCAAAGTACCTCTGAATTTCTGGGGAACTTGTGAAAATGCTGATCTTGATTCAGTAGGCCTGGATGGTCTCTGAGggtctacctttttttttttctatccttcTCTTTCCAAGTGACATATCTGTATGAAGCCAAATTCTCTCTATAAACTTCAGTTAAaacaacatatcttttttttttaacatctgtattggagtataattgctttacaatggtgtgttaatttctgctgtatagcaaagtgaatcagctatacataaacatacatccccatatctcctccctcttgctttgctctcccaccctccctatcccacccatctaggtggacacaaagcactgagctgagatgttaaaaaaaaaaaatcatttgtattcagaacaaaagaaatattgtatgcaaagaaaaaccaaaaatgcaaattaaggaaAACATCCATTGTGCTGGCTTTTTCTGATAATCCACTtgcacatgttaaaaaaaaagaaatagcacacctaaggaaaaagagaaagccaACAGAATATTTCagggaaataaaattttcaagtgaagaaaccaaagaaaaacaGGTTTTAAATGTGTATTTGCATTTGGACTTGAAAGATCTCAGTGTCAGGAATAATAGGgtgcagcttctttttttttattgaagtatagttgatttaccatagtatattagtttcataacttctttttaaatatggGAAAACCCACCAGGAAAtccaatgtgaggtgatagatcCCCATCTTACTAATTCTAAAGGGCAACCGTATGACACCCCAAAGGCATGGAAATACCCCAGAAgtgctcacatgcacacacaccgtCATACTAGTCACACTTTACTAGAGAGATTTTCCTAGAATATATGTGTTTTGTAGAAATCGCCTTGTTTGCCTTTCATTAACTCGGACTGTAGGAATGAAGGGTGAAGCTAGTGTAATGTCATGATGCATTTGTTCGTAGCCTTCTTATACCCCAATCTTATGGAAAAATGGtctgagaagggaaagaaaatcattaatttttttgtttccatttataaTTTATGCCCCCAACTGTTTCTCAAATGGGTGCGAACTCACAATGATCCTGGTTACTTGACCAGCTGGGAACAGAATTATTAAATTATCCtttgaaaattgaaaaacaaaacaaaaacatatcacaacagattgaatgtAGAAGCATGTAGGAGAATCCAACTATATTTTATTAAGCCAGACATGAAAGAGATTTGCAaagatgtaaaacaatgccattatcagtaatttttaaaatactgctttacaaaaattatgttatttatgtGAACATGAATTGGCTTATTACTCATTTCTAAATGGATTAATAAACggctattttaaatgtttcatggttttaatttctaacaGGGTAAACATCACTAGATATAACTCACGttaacaaaagctctttgggctTCTCATCAGTTTTTTAAGTTTAAAGGGGTCCTAAGACCAAAAGATGTGAGAACTGCTAAGTTAGTTGATCTGGAAGGTTTATTCCACTTCAAAACTCCATTATACTCTTGTGTTCAGAGTTCcaggcaaaacaataaaaaattagattTGTTCTATCTTTTCATTCTAAGACATAGCCTAACAATTTGgtataaaaattgaattttacctacatttcttttatttatttatttttaatttttaaattttatttcatttatttttttatacagcaggttcttattactcatcaattttatacacatcagtgtatacatgtcaatcccaatctcccaattcatcccaccaccacccacacgccccagccactttcccctcttggtgtccagaCGTTAGTTCTCTGCATCTGTtactcaatttctgccctgcaaaccggttcatctgtaccatttttctaggttccacatatatgcgataATATacaataattgtttttctctttctgacttacttcactttgtatgacagtctctagatccatccacgtctcaacaaatgacccaatttcgttcctttttatggctgagtaatattccattgtatatatgtaccaccacatcttctttatccattcatctgtcgatgggcatttaggttgcttccatgtcccggctattgtaaacagtgctgcaatgaacattggggtacatgtgtcttttggaattatggttttctctgggtatatgcccagtagtgggattgctggatcatatagtaattcaatttttagttttttaaggaaactccatactgttctccatagtggctgtatcaacttacatgcccaccaacagtgcaagagggttcccttttctccacaccctctccagcatttgttgtttgtagattttctgatgatgcccattctaactggtgtgaggtgatacctcattgtagttttgatttgcatttctctaatcattagtgatgttgagcagcttttcatgtgcttcttggccatctgtatgtcttcttcgaaatgtctagttaggtcttctgcccatttttggattgggttggttgttttttttaatattgagctgcatgagcggtttatatattttggagattaatcctttgtctgttgattcatttgcaaatattttctcccattctgagggttgtctttttgtcttgtttatggtttcctttgctgtgcaaaagcttttaagtttcattaggtcccatttgtttatttttctttttatttccattactctaggaggtggatcaaaaagatcttgctgtgatttatgtcaaagagtgttcttcctatgttttcctctaggagtgttatagtgtccggtcttacacttCGGTctataatacattttgagtttatttttgtgtatggtgttagggagtgttctaatttcattcttttacatgtagctgtccagttttcccagcaccacttactgaagagactgtcttttctccattgtatatccttgcctcctttgtcatagattagttgaccataagtgcgtgcgtttatctctgggctttctatcctgttgcattgatctatgtttccgtttttgtgtcagtaccatattgtcttgattactgtagctttatagtatagtctgaagtcagggagtctgattcctccagctccatttttttccctcaagactactttggctattcagggtcttttgtgtctccatacaaattttaagattttttgttctagttccgtaaaaaatgccactggtagtttgatagggattgcattgaatctgtagattgctttagatagtatagtcattttcacaatatttattcttccaatccaaaaacatggtatatatctccatctgttggtatcatctttaatttctttcatcagtgtcttatagttttctgcatacaggtcttttgtctccctaggtaggtttattcacaggtattttattctttttgttgcagtggtaaatgggagtgtttcctcaatttctctttcagatttttcatcattagtgtataggaatgcaagagatttctgtgcattaattttgtatcctgcaaatttagcagattcattgattagctctagtagttttctggtgacatctttaggattatctatgtatagtatcaggtcatctgcaaacagtgacagttttacttcttcttttccaatttgtattcctttcatttctttttcttctcttattgccatggctagggcttccaaaactatgttgaataatagtggtgagagtggacatccttgtcttgttcctgatcttagaggaaatgctttcagtttttcaccattgagaatgatgtttgctgtgagtttgtcgtatatggcctttattatgttgaggtaggttccctctatgcctacttcctggagagtttttatcctaaatgggtgttgaattttgtcaaaagctttttctgcatctattgagatgatcatatggtttttattcttcagtttgttaatatggtgtatcacattgattgatttgcgtatattgaagactccttggatccctgggataaatccaacttgatcatggtgtacaacccttttaatatgttgttggattttgtttgctagtattttgttgaggatttttgcatctatattcaccattgatattggtctgtaagtttcttttttagtagtatctttgtctggttttggtatcagggtaatgacggcctcatagaatgagtttgggagtgttccttcctctgcaattttttggaagagtttgagaagcatgagtgttagctcttctctaaatgtttgatagaattcacctgtgaagccatctggtcctggacttttgtttgttggaagatttttaatcccagtttcaatttcattacttgtgattggtctgttcatattttctatttcttcctggttcagtcttggaaggttataccttcctaagaatgtgtccatttcttccaggttgtccattttattggcatagagttgcttgtagtagtctcttaggatgctttgtatttctgcggtgtctgttgtaacttctcctttttcatttctaattttattgatttgagtcctctccctctttttcttgatgagtctggctaatggtttatcaattttgtttatcttctcaaagaaccagcttttagttttattgatctttgctattgttttctttgtttctatttcatttatttctgctctgatctttatgatctctttccttctgctaactttgggttttgcttgttcttctttctaaagttcctttaggtgtaacgttagattgtttacttgagatttttcttgtttcttgaggtaggtttgtatagctataaacttccctcttagaactgcttttgctgcatcccataggttttggatcatcgtgttttcattgtcatttgtctctaggtattttctgatttcctctttgatttcttcagtgatctcttggttatttagtaaagtattgtttaggctccatgtgtttgtgttttttacgttttttccctgtaattcatttctaatctcatagtgttgtggtcagaaaagatgcttgatatgatttcaattttcttaaatttactgaggcttgatttgtgacccaagatgtgctctatcctggagaatgttttgtgtgcacttgagaagaaagtgtaatctgctgtttttggatggaatgtcctataaatatcaactaaatctatctggtctactgtatcatttaaagcttctgtttccttatttattttcattttggatgatctgtccattggtgtaagtgaggtgttaaagtcccccactattattgtgttactggtgatttcctcttttatagctgttagcagttgccttatgtattgaagtgctcctatgttgggtgcatatatgtttataattgttatgtcttcttcttggattgatcccttgatcattatgtagtgtccttccttgtctcttgtaacattctttattttcaagtctattttatctgatatgagtattgctactccagctttcttttgatttccatttgcatggaatatctttttccatcccctcactttcattctgtatgtctccctaggtctgaagtgggtctcttgtagacagcatatatatgggtcttgtttttgtatccattcagcaagcctgtgtcttttggttggagcatttaatccattcacgtttaaggtaattatcaatatgtatgttcctatgaccattttcttaattgttttgggtttgtttttgtaggtccttttcttctcttgtgtttcccacttagagaagttcctttagcatttgttgtagagctggtttggtggtgctgaattctcttagcttttgcttgtctgtaaagcttttgatttctccatcgaatctgaatgagatccttgccgggtagagtaatcttgtttgtaggttcttccctttcatcactttaagtatatcatgccactcccttctggcttgtagagtttctgctgagaaatcagctgttaaccttatggaagttcctttgtatattatttgtcatttttcccttgctgcattcaataatttttctttgtctttaatttttgccagtttgattactttgtgtctcagtgtgtttctccttggatttatcctgcatgggactcgctgcgctttctggacttgggtggctatttcctttcccatgttagggaagttttcaactataatctcttcaaatattttctcaggtcctttctctctctcttctccttctgggacccctacaatgtgaatgttgttgcatttaatgttgtcccagaggtctcttaggctgtcttcatttcctttcattcttttttctttattctgttctgcgacagtgaattccaccattctgtcttccacgtcacttatctgttcttctgcctcagttattctgctattgattccttctagtgtagttttcatttcagttattgtattgttcatctctgtttgtttgttctttaattcttctaggtctttgttaaacatttcttgcatcttctcgatctttgcctccattctttttccgaggtcctggatcatagtcattatcattattctgaattctttttctggaaggttgcctatctccacttcatttagttgtttttcttgggttttatctttttccttcatcttgtacatagccctctgccttttcatcttgtctgtctttctgtgaaagtggtttttgttccacaggctgcaggattgtagttcttcttgcttctgctgtctgtcctctggtggatgaggctatctcgaGGGTCTACATATTTGACAATGCCCGGGGCATGCCCGGGTGACAGTGGTGTTGCCCAGCCATGAACCACACTTCAAGTAGTGAGACTCTAACTCACAGCATTTGCTGGGGCATgtgcattttttaatatataatttattttttattgaagtatagttgaattacaatgtgttaattactgctgtacaggaaagtgactcaattatacatatatacatatatactctttttcatattcttttccgttatggtttatcacaggatattgaatatagttccctgtgctatacagtaggaccttgttatttatgcattctatatataccagtttgcatctgctaaccccaaactcccaaaccaaccctcccccattcccctcccccttggcaaccaccagtctattctctatgtctctgattctgtttcaatttcatagataggttcatttgtgtcatattttagattccacatacaagtgatatcgtatggtatttttctttctctttctgacttcacttagtatgatatctctagttgcatccacattgctgcaaatagcattatcattctttttttatggctgaatggtattccattgtatatatgtaccacatcctctttttccattcatctgtcgatgggcatgtaggttgtttccatgtctcggctattgtgaatagtgctgctatgaacatagaggtgcatgtatctttttgaattatagttttgtctgaggGATCAAGAAGCTTAAACTTCTTGAATTTCATTGCCTTCAGGTATCAACCACCCTGCCCTTCTGATGCCTAACAAAGGGGCAATTGAAAATGTTGGTATAGATGTTGAGAAAGTGAATAATTGTAGCAACTGGGTAAAAGATCTTTTTCTAATACTTACTTTCAACCTAACTGAAGGAAAACCACATCCTTTTGTCAACCAATAGgctatttaaaatgatttttgatATATACTCTCTGATTTTTGTCATAAACCTCAGAAggcatttaaagaaatgaatggcACTGCTAGAACAAAAGTCCTTCTGTTCTTGTCTACTTAATTCTGTGAAAAGGTTTCTCAGggaatatattaataaaagtaaaaaataggaaaaatattgatGCAGAACTCTGTCTCATTTTcacaaaaaataatattgaaCCTTGGATACTTAAATTACTTGAAGAAAAACCTCCATTTATCTCTTTAACAGGCACATTTCTAGTAACTTTTATATGTTTAACAATAATTTATCAAGTTGTATAATGCATCCTATTGTCTTGACTTGTATGCAAATATTAATTGTAAGAAATATTTAacccagaagaaaaatatttaatacttagAAGATTATGGTTatgggactttttaaaaatttaatttcagtgTCTATAATTTGTTGCAAACATCGCTCAAAAAATGATTTCCAAGCATAAAGATATAATATGATAAAATTCTGTAGAAGAAATCAAATGGAAATAAGAGTATAAgggaa encodes the following:
- the LOC103013581 gene encoding presenilins-associated rhomboid-like protein, mitochondrial; its protein translation is MAWRGLAQRGWGCGQAWAPPAGGRSCEELTAALAQPRLLGRRFNFFIQQKCGFRKAPRKVEPRRSDTGTSSEAYKRSALIPPVEETAFYPSSFPIRTLVKPLFFTVGFTGCAFGSAAIWQYESLKSRVQSYFDGIKADWLDSIRPQKEGDFRKEINKWWNKLSDGQQTVTDIIAANVFVFCLWRVPSLQRTMIRYFTSSPASKVLCSPMLLSTFSHFSLFHMAANMYVLWSFSSIIVNILGQEQFMAVYLSAGVISNFVSYVCKVATGRYGPSLGASGAIMTVLAAVCTKIPEGRLAIIFLPMFTFKAGNALKAIIAMDTAGMILGWKFFGHAAHLEGALFGIRYITYGHELIWKNREPLVKIWHEMRTNGPKKGGGSK